A single genomic interval of Flavobacteriales bacterium harbors:
- a CDS encoding HAMP domain-containing histidine kinase: MDLYSRKQRWKLVLALAALLIVIASLWYSNRIVDKVREEERRKVELWAEAVQNRARLVNLTDRLFARLREEERKKVELWAEAMLRLVGAAEPGDLSFFLKVVSDNTTVPVVITDARGEVKFHRNLDSLVSADPERLHQAVADMAARRKPVEIAVYGTQKQYLHYQDSRLLRELEEVMDGIIRSFISETVMNTAAVPVILTDSTGGRVVESGNVDSLVLRDPALLAAKLAEMAARNRPLEVTLAGQGRHYIYFEESLVITQLRYFPYVQLVIIGLFLLVSYALFSIFRNAEQNQVWVGMAKETAHQLGTPLSSLMAWMELLKSRGVDPAALTEMRKDVDRLEVITERFSKIGSAPELTPEKLYHTLRATVLYLRPRLPSKARIEVQAPPDPELLVPLNRPLFSWVIENLIRNAIDAMEGEGSITLAIEREDDAVHVDVTDTGKGIPAAQHRTVFQPGFTTKKRGWGLGLSLSKRIIEQYHGGRIVVKRSAPGKGTTFRITLKG, from the coding sequence GTGGACCTCTACTCCCGCAAACAGCGCTGGAAGCTGGTGCTGGCCCTGGCCGCCCTGCTCATCGTCATCGCCTCGCTGTGGTACAGCAACCGCATCGTGGACAAGGTGCGCGAGGAGGAGCGCCGCAAGGTGGAGCTCTGGGCCGAGGCCGTGCAGAACCGCGCCCGTCTGGTGAACCTCACCGACCGCCTCTTCGCCCGCCTGCGCGAGGAGGAGCGCAAGAAGGTGGAGCTCTGGGCCGAGGCCATGCTGCGCCTGGTGGGCGCCGCCGAACCCGGCGACCTCTCCTTCTTCCTCAAGGTGGTGAGCGACAACACCACCGTGCCCGTGGTGATCACCGATGCCCGCGGGGAGGTGAAGTTCCACCGCAACCTGGACAGCCTGGTGAGCGCCGACCCCGAGCGCCTGCACCAGGCCGTGGCCGACATGGCCGCCCGCCGCAAACCCGTGGAGATCGCCGTCTATGGTACGCAGAAGCAATACCTGCACTACCAGGACAGCCGCCTGCTGCGCGAGCTCGAGGAGGTGATGGACGGCATCATCCGCTCGTTCATCAGCGAAACGGTGATGAACACCGCCGCCGTGCCCGTGATCCTCACCGACAGCACCGGCGGCCGTGTGGTGGAGAGCGGCAACGTGGACAGCCTGGTGCTGCGCGACCCCGCCCTGCTGGCCGCCAAGCTCGCCGAGATGGCCGCGCGCAACCGCCCCCTGGAGGTCACCCTCGCCGGCCAGGGCCGCCACTACATCTACTTCGAGGAGTCGCTCGTCATCACCCAGCTGCGCTACTTCCCCTACGTGCAGCTGGTCATCATCGGCCTCTTCCTGCTGGTGAGCTACGCCCTCTTCAGCATCTTCCGCAACGCCGAGCAGAACCAGGTGTGGGTGGGCATGGCCAAGGAGACCGCGCACCAGCTGGGCACCCCGCTCAGCTCCCTGATGGCGTGGATGGAACTGCTCAAGAGCCGCGGCGTGGACCCCGCCGCCCTCACCGAGATGCGCAAGGACGTGGACCGGCTGGAGGTGATCACCGAGCGCTTCAGCAAGATCGGCAGCGCTCCGGAGCTCACGCCCGAGAAGCTCTACCACACCCTGCGCGCCACGGTGCTCTACCTGCGTCCGCGCCTGCCCAGCAAGGCCCGCATCGAGGTGCAGGCCCCGCCCGACCCCGAGCTGCTGGTGCCCCTCAACCGACCGCTCTTCAGCTGGGTGATCGAGAACCTCATCCGCAACGCCATCGATGCCATGGAGGGCGAGGGCTCCATCACGCTCGCCATCGAGCGTGAGGACGATGCCGTGCATGTGGACGTCACCGACACCGGCAAGGGCATCCCCGCTGCGCAGCACCGCACGGTGTTCCAGCCCGGCTTCACCACCAAGAAGCGGGGCTGGGGTTTGGGGCTCTCGCTCAGCAAGCGCATCATCGAACAGTACCACGGCGGCCGCATCGTCGTCAAGCGCAGCGCGCCTGGGAAGGGCACCACGTTCAGGATCACGTTGAAAGGCTGA
- a CDS encoding nucleotidyltransferase domain-containing protein produces MRLSDDLLARLRHYFAGQPVKQAYLFGSYAREEADERSDVDILVELDHSRPIGLHFIQMGLDLEALLSRSVDLVTTKGLSPHVKPYVDRDKQLIYARP; encoded by the coding sequence ATGCGGCTGTCGGATGATCTGTTGGCCCGGTTGCGGCACTATTTCGCCGGTCAACCGGTGAAGCAGGCCTACCTGTTCGGTTCCTACGCACGGGAGGAGGCGGACGAGCGCAGCGATGTGGACATCCTGGTGGAACTGGACCATTCGCGTCCCATCGGCCTGCACTTCATCCAAATGGGCCTGGACCTGGAGGCGCTGCTCTCGCGTTCCGTGGACCTGGTGACCACCAAAGGCCTGAGCCCGCATGTGAAGCCCTATGTGGACCGCGACAAGCAGTTGATCTATGCGCGCCCCTGA
- the hemW gene encoding radical SAM family heme chaperone HemW, whose product MSGLYFHIPFCKKACTYCDFHFSTSMRGREGLLDAMERELIQRARELGDAPVDTIYFGGGTPSLLEPARIASFLQLAHDLLRVRPDAEVTLEANPDDITAERLAAWQAMGITRLSLGTQSFRADRLAWMGRAHDAEQALRSIALIAHAGFMSWTIDLIYGLPGMTLAEWDEQLTIALDHGMPHLSAYALTVEPRTALAHQVRQGRTVPADDEATAAQFDHLMVRMKAAGLVHYEISNFGRPGHFSRHNSSYWEGVPYLGIGPAAHSFSGTTRRWNVANNARYTAAVEKGEPFSETETLTPVQRTNELLLTGLRTHRGVQLDALPVDVRPRNEQRIVHYVAQGLAQLEGGRLVLTERGRHFADRIAMELFAEA is encoded by the coding sequence ATGTCCGGTCTGTACTTCCACATCCCGTTCTGCAAGAAGGCCTGCACGTACTGTGACTTCCACTTCAGTACATCCATGCGCGGACGCGAAGGGCTGTTGGACGCGATGGAACGCGAACTGATCCAGCGCGCGCGGGAGCTCGGCGACGCACCGGTGGACACGATCTACTTCGGCGGCGGCACCCCCAGCCTGCTGGAACCCGCGCGCATCGCCTCGTTCCTGCAGCTGGCGCACGACCTGCTGCGCGTGAGGCCCGATGCCGAGGTGACCCTGGAGGCGAACCCCGATGACATCACCGCCGAACGGCTCGCCGCGTGGCAGGCGATGGGCATCACACGCCTGAGCCTGGGCACCCAGAGCTTCCGTGCGGACCGCCTGGCGTGGATGGGCCGTGCCCACGATGCGGAGCAGGCGCTGCGCAGCATCGCCCTCATCGCCCACGCCGGCTTCATGTCCTGGACCATCGACCTCATCTACGGCCTGCCGGGCATGACCCTCGCCGAATGGGACGAGCAGCTCACCATCGCGCTGGACCACGGCATGCCGCACCTCAGCGCCTACGCCCTCACCGTGGAGCCGCGCACCGCCCTGGCCCATCAGGTGAGGCAGGGCCGCACGGTGCCTGCGGATGATGAGGCCACCGCCGCCCAGTTCGACCACCTCATGGTGCGCATGAAGGCCGCCGGACTGGTGCACTACGAGATCAGCAACTTCGGGCGTCCGGGCCACTTCAGCCGCCACAACAGCAGCTACTGGGAGGGCGTGCCCTACCTGGGCATCGGGCCCGCCGCGCACAGCTTCAGCGGAACCACGCGCCGGTGGAACGTGGCGAACAATGCGCGCTACACCGCCGCCGTCGAAAAAGGGGAGCCGTTCAGCGAAACGGAAACGCTCACCCCGGTGCAGCGCACCAACGAGCTGCTCCTCACCGGGCTCCGCACCCACCGAGGCGTGCAGCTCGATGCGCTGCCGGTGGACGTCCGCCCGCGGAATGAGCAGCGGATCGTGCACTACGTGGCGCAGGGCCTCGCGCAGCTGGAAGGCGGGCGGTTAGTTTTGACCGAACGCGGAAGGCACTTCGCGGACCGCATCGCGATGGAGCTCTTCGCCGAGGCATGA
- a CDS encoding cyclase family protein, whose translation MIADIEHHGRRFRVDLGRPIDLSLPLHSGEGRLRAWYVDPVRMEPVVMGDRTFAVSAGAPVNFRNVFVNPHGHGTHTESVGHLDAAITPVGCLLDRFFFTAEVVSLRPEQRRAPDGRTDQVITLEQLRNVLDERPREALVLRTLPNAPGKDTRDWCGSNPAYLQSTATAWLRSIGVKHLLVDLPSVDREEDGGVLAAHHAFWDFPATVDTTRTITELLHVPDAVPDGRYLLELQLAHWMNDAAPSRPVLYALLP comes from the coding sequence ATGATCGCCGACATCGAACACCACGGACGCCGCTTCCGCGTGGACCTGGGCCGGCCCATCGACCTCAGCCTGCCCCTGCACTCCGGCGAAGGCCGGCTGCGCGCCTGGTACGTGGACCCCGTTCGCATGGAGCCCGTGGTGATGGGCGACCGCACCTTCGCGGTGAGCGCCGGCGCTCCGGTGAACTTCCGCAACGTGTTCGTCAATCCCCACGGCCACGGCACCCACACCGAGAGCGTGGGCCACCTCGACGCCGCCATCACCCCCGTGGGCTGCCTGCTCGACCGCTTCTTCTTCACCGCCGAGGTGGTGAGCCTGCGCCCCGAACAACGCCGCGCGCCCGATGGCCGCACCGACCAGGTGATCACCCTGGAGCAGCTGCGCAACGTGCTGGACGAGCGGCCGCGCGAGGCCCTGGTGCTGCGCACCCTGCCCAACGCCCCCGGCAAGGACACGCGCGACTGGTGCGGCAGCAACCCCGCCTACCTGCAGAGCACCGCCACCGCCTGGTTGCGCAGCATCGGGGTGAAGCACCTGCTGGTGGACCTGCCCAGCGTGGACCGCGAGGAGGACGGTGGCGTGCTGGCGGCGCACCATGCCTTCTGGGACTTCCCCGCCACGGTGGACACCACGCGCACCATCACCGAACTGCTGCACGTGCCCGACGCGGTGCCCGACGGCCGCTACCTGCTGGAGCTGCAGCTGGCGCATTGGATGAACGACGCCGCCCCCAGCCGGCCCGTCCTCTACGCGCTGCTGCCATGA
- a CDS encoding MmcQ/YjbR family DNA-binding protein yields MTLEEFRAHCATFPGFSEDLPFGPEVLAFRVGGRIFALMDVDTFESVNLKCDPERAIDLREQHPGITPGYHMNKRHWNTVRTDGSVPHRLLLELARHSYERVRASLPKKVREELERP; encoded by the coding sequence ATGACGCTGGAGGAGTTCCGCGCCCACTGCGCCACCTTCCCGGGGTTCAGTGAGGACCTGCCCTTTGGGCCCGAGGTGCTGGCCTTCCGCGTGGGCGGGCGCATCTTCGCCCTGATGGACGTGGACACCTTCGAGAGCGTGAACCTGAAGTGCGATCCCGAACGCGCCATCGACCTGCGCGAGCAGCACCCCGGCATCACCCCGGGCTACCACATGAACAAGCGCCACTGGAACACGGTACGCACGGATGGCAGCGTGCCCCACCGCCTGCTGCTGGAGCTGGCCCGCCACAGCTACGAGCGGGTGCGTGCCTCCCTGCCGAAGAAGGTGCGGGAGGAACTCGAGAGGCCTTAG
- a CDS encoding DUF86 domain-containing protein, whose translation MRAPEADRARLLHMLEAIRQLEAWPDARREEALDADGMLRYGTVKLVEVIGEAANMLTKELRAAHPEVPWALVIGMRHRLVHDYFRIDTAILAEVVAVHLPALKAQLQAMLPTLPE comes from the coding sequence ATGCGCGCCCCTGAGGCCGACCGGGCGAGGCTGCTTCACATGCTGGAGGCCATCCGGCAGCTGGAGGCATGGCCCGATGCGCGCAGGGAGGAAGCGCTGGATGCGGATGGCATGCTGCGGTATGGTACGGTGAAGCTCGTGGAGGTGATCGGCGAGGCGGCCAACATGTTGACCAAGGAGCTCCGCGCAGCCCACCCGGAAGTCCCCTGGGCCCTGGTCATCGGCATGCGCCATCGGTTGGTCCATGACTACTTCCGGATCGATACGGCGATCCTGGCGGAAGTGGTCGCTGTGCACCTTCCCGCGTTGAAAGCGCAACTGCAGGCCATGCTCCCGACCCTGCCGGAATGA
- a CDS encoding ribonucleotide-diphosphate reductase subunit beta produces MPARTDAANEPLLKENKDRFVLFPIQHHDIWNFYKKHEASFWTAEEIDLSPDLVDWNTKLNDDERYFIKHVLAFFAASDGIVNENLAVNFLNEVQYPEGRCFYGFQVMMENIHSETYSLLIDTYIKDPLEKDRLLHAIDTVDCVKKKAEWALRWIGKGGFAERLIAFAAVEGIFFSGSFCSIFWLKKRGLMPGLSFSNELISRDEGLHCDFACLLYTKHLINKLPKKTVETIIRDAVEIEKEFVTDALPVNLIGMNAKLMQQYIEFVADRLLMELGNEKIYHAANPFDFMDMISLQGKTNFFEKRVGEYQKAGVMTQNKETNKFSLDADF; encoded by the coding sequence ATGCCCGCCCGCACCGACGCGGCCAACGAGCCCCTGCTGAAGGAGAACAAGGACCGCTTCGTCCTCTTCCCCATCCAGCACCACGACATCTGGAACTTCTACAAGAAGCACGAGGCCAGCTTCTGGACCGCCGAGGAGATCGACCTGAGCCCCGATCTGGTGGACTGGAACACCAAGCTCAACGACGACGAGCGCTACTTCATCAAGCACGTGCTGGCCTTCTTCGCCGCCAGCGACGGCATCGTGAACGAGAACCTCGCGGTCAACTTCCTCAACGAGGTGCAATATCCCGAGGGCCGTTGCTTCTACGGCTTCCAGGTGATGATGGAGAACATCCACAGCGAGACCTACAGCCTGCTGATCGACACCTACATCAAGGACCCCCTGGAGAAGGACCGCCTGCTGCACGCCATCGACACGGTGGACTGCGTGAAGAAGAAGGCCGAGTGGGCCCTGCGCTGGATCGGCAAGGGCGGCTTCGCCGAGCGCCTCATCGCCTTCGCCGCCGTGGAGGGCATCTTCTTCAGCGGCAGCTTCTGCAGCATCTTCTGGCTCAAGAAGCGCGGCCTCATGCCCGGCCTCTCCTTCAGCAACGAGCTCATCAGCCGCGACGAGGGCCTGCACTGCGATTTCGCCTGCCTGCTCTACACCAAGCACCTCATCAACAAGCTGCCCAAGAAGACCGTGGAGACCATCATCCGCGATGCGGTGGAGATCGAGAAGGAGTTCGTCACCGACGCGCTGCCCGTCAACCTCATCGGCATGAACGCCAAGCTGATGCAGCAGTACATCGAGTTCGTGGCCGACCGCCTGCTGATGGAGCTGGGCAACGAGAAGATCTACCACGCCGCCAACCCCTTCGACTTCATGGACATGATCAGCCTGCAGGGCAAGACCAACTTCTTCGAGAAGCGCGTGGGCGAGTACCAGAAGGCCGGGGTGATGACCCAGAACAAGGAGACCAACAAGTTCAGCCTGGACGCCGATTTCTGA
- a CDS encoding DUF3109 family protein yields MIEHRGILLSEDLFEKRFVCDLAACKGACCEQGDSGAPLTPEEARLIDKHYAALQPYMTARGRKAVKDQGHTSLVDSDGELVTPLVGEYQECVFAKRNAKGIWMCGIEQAYRDGTVPFNKPISCHLYPIRVVKLKDTDGLNYERWDICAPACACGERLEVPVFRFLKSALVRAYGQDWYDGLEEVYTAWMQRPVKKARKAPARRARPERGG; encoded by the coding sequence ATGATCGAGCACCGCGGCATCCTGCTCAGCGAGGACCTCTTCGAGAAGCGCTTCGTGTGCGACCTGGCGGCCTGCAAGGGCGCCTGCTGCGAACAGGGCGACAGCGGCGCGCCGCTCACCCCCGAGGAGGCGCGGCTGATCGACAAGCACTACGCCGCCCTGCAGCCCTACATGACCGCCCGCGGCCGCAAGGCCGTGAAGGACCAGGGCCACACCAGCCTGGTGGACAGCGACGGCGAACTGGTGACCCCGCTGGTGGGCGAGTACCAGGAGTGCGTCTTCGCCAAGCGCAACGCCAAGGGCATCTGGATGTGCGGCATCGAACAGGCCTACCGCGACGGCACGGTGCCCTTCAACAAGCCCATCAGCTGCCACCTGTACCCCATCCGCGTGGTGAAGCTCAAGGACACCGACGGCCTCAACTACGAGCGGTGGGACATCTGCGCGCCGGCCTGCGCCTGCGGCGAGCGGCTGGAGGTGCCGGTGTTCCGCTTCCTGAAGAGCGCCCTGGTGCGCGCCTACGGGCAGGACTGGTACGACGGGCTGGAGGAGGTGTACACCGCCTGGATGCAGCGGCCGGTGAAGAAGGCCCGCAAGGCCCCCGCCCGGCGTGCGCGTCCTGAACGCGGCGGCTGA
- a CDS encoding nucleotidyl transferase AbiEii/AbiGii toxin family protein has protein sequence MGLPALHDFSLVGGTAMALRYGHRRSIDLDLFFHGEFDRARVVAELTEEFGTDFDYRRDAAKWAAFCTIAGVKVDIVKDPHPRINDIMIQDGIRMYTDEDIAPMKIEAILHRGRKKDFWDLDVLLTEHGLGWILDRHRAKFPDNSIAISIPYAITWFVDAEHSEDPVSLKGRTWEQVKRSISGHVNEFLK, from the coding sequence ATGGGGCTTCCGGCCCTGCACGACTTCTCGTTGGTCGGGGGTACCGCAATGGCTCTTCGCTACGGGCATCGCCGATCCATCGACCTGGACCTGTTCTTCCATGGCGAGTTCGATCGTGCCCGGGTCGTTGCGGAGTTGACCGAGGAGTTCGGGACCGACTTCGACTACCGAAGGGATGCGGCAAAATGGGCGGCGTTCTGCACGATCGCGGGGGTCAAGGTCGACATCGTCAAGGACCCGCATCCGCGCATCAACGACATCATGATCCAGGATGGCATTCGGATGTACACGGATGAGGACATCGCCCCGATGAAGATCGAGGCCATCCTTCACCGCGGAAGAAAGAAAGACTTCTGGGACCTGGACGTCCTGCTCACGGAGCACGGTCTGGGCTGGATCCTGGACAGGCACAGAGCGAAGTTCCCGGACAACAGCATTGCGATCAGCATCCCGTATGCCATCACCTGGTTCGTGGATGCCGAGCACAGCGAGGATCCGGTGAGCTTGAAGGGACGGACCTGGGAGCAGGTGAAGCGGAGCATTTCCGGGCATGTGAACGAATTCCTGAAGTAG